The proteins below are encoded in one region of Acanthochromis polyacanthus isolate Apoly-LR-REF ecotype Palm Island chromosome 4, KAUST_Apoly_ChrSc, whole genome shotgun sequence:
- the org gene encoding oogenesis-related, giving the protein MTTEVHEDAVEQQQQQQEEDRVVRTDGVLRSVLRGLLWPLRILVRGYRGFWWMLGYRQPQEIVVVTPVVQSPSRHSLTGRKRLRRITRLLLSILPWCVQGFLGYPVASRIGLSLSPEIRGSPTKPCGKGSKRKQDELDEDEDEEEQPTWVEALSQDLADDEGPDVDPDFEPSTIETDTEEYNLHNDTESDFEVPGKGIVIEDVKTDAEVSTSAEDSVPAV; this is encoded by the exons ATGACGACTGAAGTCCATGAAGACGccgtggagcagcagcagcagcagcaggaggag GACAGAGTTGTGAGGACAGACGGCGTGCTGCGCTCCGTGCTCAGAGGTCTCCTCTGGCCTTTACGCATCCTG GTACGTGGATACCGCGGGTTTTGGTGGATGTTGGGCTACCGGCAACCCCAAGAGATAGTCGTCGTCACCCCCGTGGTTCAAAGCCCCTCACGGCACAGCCTCACCGGCCGGAAGCGTCTCCGTCGGATCACCCGCTTGCTGCTGTCCATCCTACCCTGGTGTGTGCAGGGCTTCTTGGGCTACCCGGTGGCCAGCCGCATCGGCCTCTCCTTGTCCCCAG AAATCAGAGGCTCTCCTACAAAACCTTGTGGAAAAGGCAGCAAGAGGAAGCAGGATGAGTTGGACGAGGATGAAGACGAAGAGGAGCAGCCGACCTGGGTGGAGGCGCTCAGTCAGGACCTCGCCGATGACGAAGGCCCCGACGTGGATCCTGACTTTGag CCCAGTACTATAGAAACGGATACTGAAGAATACAACTTGCACAACGACACCGAAAGCGACTTCGAGGTTCCAGGGAAAGGCATTGTTATTGAGGATGTGAAGACG GACGCTGAAGTTTCTACGTCGGCTGAAGACTCTGTTCCTGCTGTTTAA